From Harpia harpyja isolate bHarHar1 chromosome 21, bHarHar1 primary haplotype, whole genome shotgun sequence, one genomic window encodes:
- the MPV17L gene encoding mpv17-like protein, giving the protein MAGALLRGGVRRFPWLCNVLLYGGLFAAGDAAQQLWRRRRRGQPPDWAQTRRVALVALAFHGNFSYVWLRALERALPGRRPPAVLGKVLCDQLLGAPVAVLAFYTGMSILQRKEDIFSDCKKKFWNTYKTGLMYWPFVQLSNFILVPVYLRTAYTGLCGFVWATFICFSQQSGDGTAKSAFIWLQREKVNADEESSEK; this is encoded by the exons ATGGCCGGGGCGCTGCTGCGCGGCGGGGTGCGCCGCTTCCCCTGGCTCTGCAACGTGCTGCTCTACGGCGGGCTCTTCGCGGCGGGCGACGCGGCCCAGCAgctgtggcggcggcggcggcgggggcagccgCCCGACTGGGCGCAGACGCGGCGCGTAGCGCTGGTGGCCCTCGCCTTCCACGGCAACTTCAGCTACGTCTGGCTGCGGGCGCTGGAGCGGGCgctgcccggccgccgcccgcctgcCGTCCTCGGCAAGGTGCTCTGCGACCAGCTGCTCGGCGCCCCCGTCGCCGTCCTCGCCTTCTACACGG GTATGAGCATCCTTCAGAGGAAAGAAGACATCTTTTCAGactgtaaaaagaaattttgGAACACATATAAG acgGGACTGATGTACTGGCCTTTTGTGCAG CTGTCAAACTTCATTTTGGTCCCTGTTTACCTGCGAACAGCTTACACTGGGCTCTGTGGCTTTGTCTGGGCTACCTTCATTTGCTTTTCCCAACAGAGTGGAGATGGCACAGCAAAGTCAGCATTTATATGGCTCCAAAGAGAGAAGGTCAATGCAGATGAAGAATCATCAGAGAAATAA